A region of Acidobacteriota bacterium DNA encodes the following proteins:
- a CDS encoding NADH-ubiquinone oxidoreductase-F iron-sulfur binding region domain-containing protein: protein MKTGIQVKTKSRKRTESKPIAKTQPKGTAARKTEVRQKKEASARITARQKKEVLTKIGAKKKTASQPKTRILVCESTTCLSLKSAAIREALEKAVAARGLGDKVEVGFTGCHGFCQVGPIVSVEPKGILYCRVNPGDADDIAASLSDGGRPVERLFFKHPVTKEVVPRYEDIVFYKKQRRIILRNCGLVNPERIEDYEERGGYGALRKAVSSMSPEKIVDKIKRAGLRGRGGAGFPTWIKWDVCRRQPGGEKYVIANANESAPGAFMDRSLLEADPHTVIEGLALLGYAVGAAQGYIYCRAEYSLAARRAGVALEQAAKKGYLGKGIFGSKFDFDVEIFEGGGTFVSGEETALLSSLEGSRNMPRPRPPYPAEKGLWGKPTVIDNVKTLACVPTIIAEGAEKFAASGNGNGASPGTTVFALTGKVANAGIAEVPLGTPLSTLIYEIGGGIPGKKGLKAVQTGGPSGGFLPGSKIEIPLDFDALEEAGSIMGSSGIMVMDDDACLVDAARTFLAFVQSESCGKCVACRVGTRHMVGLLDKIAQGKAVEADLDRLEKLGNIVRASSLCGLGKTAPIPALTALRYFRSEFIAHVVDKRCPAAVCRDLITFRIIPDRCTGCMMCVKVCPTAAITGPRSKPHNLDQSKCIKCRSCYEVCKFDAVAGEAIIIVS, encoded by the coding sequence TTGAAGACCGGCATTCAGGTTAAGACCAAAAGCCGAAAAAGGACAGAATCTAAGCCAATCGCCAAAACCCAGCCAAAGGGCACGGCAGCTCGGAAAACTGAAGTCAGACAAAAGAAAGAGGCAAGCGCAAGAATAACGGCTCGCCAAAAAAAAGAAGTCCTGACGAAGATCGGGGCAAAGAAAAAGACAGCATCACAGCCAAAAACCCGCATCCTGGTTTGCGAAAGCACGACCTGCCTGTCCCTGAAATCCGCGGCCATCCGCGAGGCCCTGGAAAAGGCCGTTGCCGCGCGCGGGCTCGGCGACAAGGTCGAGGTCGGTTTCACCGGATGCCACGGCTTCTGCCAGGTCGGGCCGATCGTCTCCGTCGAGCCCAAGGGTATCCTCTACTGCCGGGTCAATCCGGGCGATGCCGATGATATTGCGGCAAGCCTTTCAGATGGAGGCCGTCCCGTCGAGCGTCTGTTCTTCAAACACCCGGTGACGAAGGAGGTCGTCCCGCGCTACGAGGACATCGTCTTCTACAAGAAGCAGAGACGGATCATTCTTCGGAACTGCGGCCTCGTTAATCCCGAACGAATCGAGGATTACGAGGAGCGGGGCGGTTACGGTGCGCTGCGGAAGGCCGTATCGTCGATGTCGCCGGAGAAGATCGTCGACAAGATCAAGCGCGCCGGGTTGCGGGGCCGGGGCGGGGCCGGTTTTCCGACCTGGATCAAGTGGGACGTCTGCAGGCGGCAGCCGGGCGGCGAAAAGTACGTGATCGCCAACGCCAACGAAAGCGCCCCGGGGGCCTTCATGGACCGGAGCCTTCTCGAGGCCGACCCGCATACGGTGATCGAGGGGCTGGCTCTTCTCGGCTATGCCGTGGGCGCGGCCCAGGGTTATATCTACTGCCGGGCGGAGTATTCGCTGGCCGCGCGTCGGGCGGGCGTCGCCCTCGAACAGGCCGCCAAAAAAGGCTATCTCGGCAAGGGCATCTTCGGCTCGAAATTCGATTTCGACGTCGAGATCTTCGAGGGCGGCGGGACGTTCGTCTCGGGGGAGGAGACGGCCCTTCTGAGCTCGCTCGAGGGTTCGAGGAACATGCCCCGGCCGCGGCCACCCTATCCCGCGGAAAAGGGGCTCTGGGGCAAGCCGACCGTGATCGACAATGTCAAGACGCTGGCCTGTGTCCCGACGATCATCGCCGAGGGGGCCGAAAAATTCGCGGCCTCGGGGAACGGCAACGGCGCAAGCCCGGGGACGACGGTCTTCGCCCTGACGGGGAAGGTGGCCAACGCCGGGATCGCCGAGGTGCCGCTGGGAACGCCCCTTTCGACCCTGATCTACGAAATCGGCGGTGGCATCCCCGGAAAGAAGGGACTCAAGGCCGTGCAGACGGGCGGTCCGTCGGGAGGCTTCCTGCCCGGGAGCAAGATCGAAATCCCCCTCGACTTCGACGCCCTCGAGGAGGCCGGGTCCATCATGGGATCGAGCGGAATCATGGTCATGGACGACGACGCCTGCCTGGTCGACGCCGCCCGAACTTTCCTGGCCTTCGTTCAGAGCGAGTCGTGCGGCAAGTGCGTGGCCTGCCGGGTCGGAACGCGCCACATGGTGGGACTGCTCGACAAGATCGCCCAGGGGAAGGCCGTCGAGGCCGACCTCGACCGGCTGGAAAAGCTGGGGAACATCGTCCGGGCGAGTTCGCTCTGCGGGCTGGGAAAGACGGCGCCCATCCCCGCGCTCACGGCCCTCCGGTATTTCCGGTCGGAGTTCATCGCCCACGTCGTGGACAAGCGCTGCCCGGCGGCCGTCTGCCGCGACCTCATCACCTTCCGCATCATCCCCGACCGCTGCACGGGCTGCATGATGTGCGTCAAGGTCTGCCCGACGGCGGCCATCACCGGACCGCGGTCCAAGCCGCACAACCTCGACCAGAGCAAGTGCATCAAGTGCCGCTCGTGTTACGAGGTGTGCAAGTTCGACGCCGTCGCCGGCGAGGCCATCATCATCGTCTCGTAG
- a CDS encoding ATP-binding protein produces MTGAELLRETFEIQGRDFDKAGEISSEIKVTLLDLGIPAESIRRSVVIAFEAEMNVVMYADKGTLTFVLTEEEVKLDICDEGPGIADLELAFQEGFTTASDEMRELGFGFGMGLPNMEKNADDLRVETEVGKGTSVYARIRLNTHG; encoded by the coding sequence ATGACCGGCGCCGAACTGCTGCGCGAGACGTTCGAGATCCAGGGCCGGGATTTTGACAAGGCCGGAGAGATCTCGAGCGAGATCAAGGTCACGCTTCTCGACCTCGGGATCCCCGCGGAAAGCATCCGGCGGTCCGTGGTCATCGCCTTCGAGGCTGAAATGAACGTCGTCATGTACGCGGACAAGGGGACGCTGACCTTCGTCCTCACCGAGGAGGAGGTGAAGCTCGACATCTGCGACGAGGGGCCGGGCATCGCCGACCTGGAACTGGCCTTCCAGGAAGGATTCACGACGGCCTCGGACGAGATGCGGGAACTCGGCTTCGGGTTCGGCATGGGCCTTCCGAACATGGAAAAGAACGCCGACGACCTGCGGGTCGAAACCGAGGTCGGAAAGGGGACGTCCGTTTACGCCCGGATCCGCCTCAACACACATGGATGA
- a CDS encoding [Fe-Fe] hydrogenase large subunit C-terminal domain-containing protein, with protein MNELTHGFRIEAEKCHGCMACMRACPTRAIRVKKGRASVIPQLCIDCGSCLAACSTGAIAAATVGFAELDKFKYKVAVVTPALYTQFPLKHAPAQVNRALRELGFDAVWEYAVDIELIDLAIRKYVKNWSGPFPLISNSCPVVVRLVQVAYPTLVNQLIRVDAPRETAARELKRRYSKKLGLEPSEIAAVYIAPCQAKTISILQPAEGGGSSLDGSVGISEIYNDLLSILRRGPAEDDPAGNGNGSSEWFHWGAPEGEFPSLSQEHYLPLLGLSDIIKVFNDIEKGKIRNIDFLECHACQGACIGGNLTVENLYVARTRNLRLISGLSLPSQAMGDEIARRLSEEDFSLRAPILPRNVEGRDIDLRDRVARKKRADAMMKTLPGLNCGLCGAPSCRNHAEDVSLDRAETVECVFLSRDRIDVLRTIYKKTARGD; from the coding sequence ATGAATGAGCTGACGCACGGTTTTCGGATCGAGGCCGAAAAGTGCCACGGCTGCATGGCCTGCATGCGGGCCTGCCCAACCCGGGCGATCCGGGTGAAAAAGGGCCGGGCGTCGGTCATTCCCCAGCTCTGCATCGACTGCGGGTCGTGTCTTGCAGCCTGCTCGACGGGGGCTATCGCGGCGGCGACCGTCGGCTTCGCCGAGCTCGACAAGTTCAAATACAAGGTCGCCGTCGTCACGCCGGCCCTGTACACGCAATTTCCCCTGAAGCACGCGCCGGCCCAGGTCAACCGGGCGCTTCGCGAGCTCGGATTCGACGCCGTTTGGGAATACGCCGTCGACATCGAGCTCATCGACCTGGCCATCCGCAAGTATGTCAAGAACTGGTCCGGACCGTTCCCGCTCATCTCCAACTCCTGCCCGGTCGTCGTCCGCCTGGTCCAGGTCGCCTATCCCACCCTGGTCAATCAGCTCATCCGGGTCGACGCGCCGCGCGAGACCGCCGCCCGCGAACTGAAACGCCGTTATTCGAAAAAGCTGGGCCTCGAACCCTCGGAAATCGCCGCCGTCTACATCGCTCCTTGCCAGGCGAAAACGATCTCCATCCTTCAACCGGCCGAGGGTGGAGGAAGCTCGTTGGACGGCTCCGTGGGCATCTCCGAGATATACAACGATCTTCTGTCCATCCTGCGACGCGGCCCGGCCGAGGACGATCCGGCGGGGAACGGGAACGGCTCGTCCGAGTGGTTTCACTGGGGCGCGCCGGAGGGCGAGTTCCCCAGCCTGTCCCAGGAGCATTATCTTCCCCTCCTGGGTCTTTCGGACATCATCAAGGTCTTCAACGACATCGAGAAGGGTAAGATCCGGAACATCGACTTCCTGGAGTGCCACGCCTGCCAGGGCGCCTGCATCGGCGGCAACCTGACCGTCGAGAACCTGTATGTCGCCCGCACCCGGAACCTTCGCTTGATTTCGGGCCTGTCGCTTCCGTCGCAGGCGATGGGGGACGAGATCGCCCGGCGGCTCTCCGAGGAGGATTTTTCGCTGAGGGCGCCCATTCTGCCCCGGAATGTCGAAGGCCGGGACATCGACCTGCGCGACCGGGTGGCCCGGAAAAAGCGGGCGGACGCGATGATGAAGACCCTGCCGGGTTTGAACTGCGGACTGTGCGGCGCGCCGTCCTGCAGGAACCATGCCGAGGACGTCTCGCTCGACCGGGCCGAGACGGTGGAGTGCGTGTTTCTGTCGCGCGACCGGATCGATGTCCTGAGGACGATCTACAAGAAAACAGCGAGAGGAGACTGA
- the gltA gene encoding NADPH-dependent glutamate synthase, producing the protein MNDEKPAKKTLDLKRRPMPKQDHLERRKNFEEVAFGYPPDTAVEEARRCLDCKKPFCRDGCPVGIDIPGFIRAIVARDFAAGIRKLKETNALPAICGRVCPQEEQCEKLCVIGKKGEPVSIGRLERFLADWEAASGKLEMPEMAPKTGKKVAVVGAGPAGLTVANDLLVLGHEVTIFEALHDCGGVLTYGIPEFRLPNTIVGREVEYVRRLGAKIHLDFIVGTTRTVDQLLEEYDALFVGSGAGLPWFMEIPGENLNGVYSANEYLTRVNLMKGFRFPEYDTPIKQPSKVAVVGGGNVAMDSARTAVRLGADEVHLVYRRGRHELPAREEEVENAEEEGVIFNLLTLPIRLIGDEHGWLKEMECLEMALGEPDDSGRRRPMPIEGSNFLMPTDAVVIAIGNSPNPLIPMTTPGLEISRKGGIVTDEATAKTTKARVWAGGDIVRGAATVISAMGDARIAAASIHKYLTGQE; encoded by the coding sequence GTGAATGACGAAAAACCGGCCAAGAAGACCCTGGACCTGAAGCGGCGGCCCATGCCGAAGCAGGATCACCTGGAGCGGAGAAAGAACTTCGAGGAGGTGGCCTTCGGATATCCCCCCGACACGGCCGTCGAGGAGGCCCGGCGCTGCCTGGACTGCAAGAAGCCGTTCTGCCGGGACGGCTGCCCCGTCGGGATCGACATTCCCGGCTTCATCCGCGCCATCGTCGCGCGCGACTTCGCGGCGGGCATCCGCAAGCTCAAGGAGACGAACGCCCTTCCGGCCATCTGCGGCCGCGTCTGCCCCCAGGAGGAGCAGTGCGAGAAGCTCTGCGTCATCGGCAAGAAGGGCGAGCCCGTCTCCATCGGGCGGCTCGAACGGTTCCTTGCCGACTGGGAGGCGGCCTCGGGAAAACTCGAGATGCCCGAGATGGCCCCGAAGACCGGGAAGAAGGTGGCCGTCGTCGGGGCCGGGCCGGCCGGACTCACCGTAGCCAACGACCTTCTCGTTCTCGGTCATGAGGTGACGATTTTCGAGGCGCTTCACGATTGCGGCGGTGTCCTCACCTACGGAATTCCGGAGTTCCGGCTTCCCAACACAATCGTCGGGCGCGAGGTGGAATACGTCCGGCGGCTGGGGGCAAAGATCCATCTGGACTTCATCGTCGGCACGACCCGGACGGTCGACCAGCTTCTCGAGGAGTACGACGCCCTGTTCGTCGGCTCGGGGGCGGGGCTGCCCTGGTTCATGGAGATCCCGGGCGAAAACCTGAACGGCGTCTATTCGGCCAACGAATACCTGACGCGCGTCAACCTGATGAAGGGCTTTCGCTTCCCCGAATACGACACACCCATCAAGCAGCCGTCCAAGGTCGCGGTGGTCGGCGGCGGCAATGTGGCCATGGACTCCGCCCGGACGGCCGTGCGGCTGGGCGCCGACGAAGTGCACCTCGTCTACCGGCGGGGGCGGCACGAGCTTCCGGCCCGCGAGGAGGAGGTCGAAAACGCCGAGGAGGAGGGCGTGATCTTCAACCTTCTGACCCTGCCCATCCGGCTGATCGGCGACGAGCACGGCTGGCTCAAGGAAATGGAGTGTCTGGAGATGGCCCTGGGAGAGCCCGACGATTCGGGGCGGCGGCGCCCGATGCCGATCGAGGGGTCGAACTTCCTCATGCCGACCGACGCCGTGGTCATCGCCATCGGAAACAGCCCGAACCCGCTGATCCCCATGACCACGCCCGGCCTCGAAATCAGCCGCAAGGGCGGGATCGTGACCGACGAAGCCACGGCTAAGACGACCAAGGCCCGGGTCTGGGCGGGCGGCGACATCGTCCGGGGCGCGGCCACGGTCATCAGCGCCATGGGCGACGCCCGGATCGCCGCCGCCTCGATTCACAAGTACTTGACGGGACAGGAGTGA
- a CDS encoding DRTGG domain-containing protein, translating to MKLSEVRDVLECEVLVGEDDLSIDVRTVVASDGMSEILAFAKSKELMVTGLTNIQSVRTADLAGCSAVVYCRGKRPDARVLEYARAKKIPILATRMVMFDICAVLSGKGLKGVS from the coding sequence ATGAAACTCTCCGAAGTCCGCGACGTCCTCGAATGCGAAGTTCTCGTCGGGGAGGATGATCTGTCGATCGACGTCCGGACGGTCGTGGCCTCGGACGGCATGAGCGAGATCCTGGCCTTTGCCAAATCGAAGGAGCTCATGGTCACGGGGCTCACGAACATCCAGTCCGTCCGCACGGCCGATCTGGCCGGCTGCAGCGCCGTCGTCTACTGCCGGGGGAAGCGGCCCGACGCCCGGGTCCTCGAATACGCCCGGGCCAAGAAAATCCCCATCCTGGCGACCCGCATGGTCATGTTCGACATCTGCGCCGTGCTGTCCGGAAAGGGGCTCAAAGGGGTTTCATGA
- a CDS encoding NAD(P)H-dependent oxidoreductase subunit E, with product MAGSTSHFSRMDIRDRRRSLLPLLKKTHEAEGFLSEEAVAGLARKLRMSENEIYGVASFYPQFRFTPPGKYHVQVCLGNACHLSGAPNFMEGMKIERNLGDGQTAPDGRISLEGVGCLGCCAMAPVVVVNSEIHGRMNRVTFMKLVDTLAPVEEES from the coding sequence ATGGCGGGTTCAACGTCCCATTTCAGCCGCATGGACATCCGTGACAGGCGGAGGAGCCTTCTGCCCCTGCTGAAAAAAACCCACGAGGCCGAGGGATTTCTGTCGGAGGAGGCGGTCGCCGGTTTGGCCCGAAAGCTCAGGATGTCGGAAAACGAGATCTACGGCGTGGCTTCGTTCTACCCGCAGTTCCGCTTCACGCCGCCCGGGAAATACCACGTCCAGGTCTGTCTGGGGAACGCCTGCCACCTGAGCGGCGCGCCGAACTTCATGGAGGGCATGAAGATCGAGCGGAACCTCGGAGACGGACAGACCGCGCCCGACGGCCGGATCAGCCTGGAGGGCGTGGGATGTCTGGGCTGCTGCGCCATGGCGCCCGTCGTCGTTGTCAACAGCGAGATCCACGGGCGCATGAACCGGGTGACCTTCATGAAGCTCGTGGACACGCTTGCGCCCGTCGAGGAGGAGTCATGA